One part of the uncultured Celeribacter sp. genome encodes these proteins:
- a CDS encoding peptide ABC transporter substrate-binding protein, whose amino-acid sequence MTDEKKNSAHLNRRQALMMMGAAGVTGLLGPVAIGRDRAFAANADPSGQLVLAFSQEPTVFNPLMPHIEVDEGLYYAIYDPLFDFDPAGEFFPILVTEVPSVANGGISEDGLNWRVKLKDGVTWHDGTPFTAEDVKFSLELTMDPDFRSFRSTGYKLMQNITVVSDTEITWEMSESFAPMAAILASTYMVPKHIFDGVADKNDTSLNTTPIGTGPFKFKNRMAGDHIEFEANTDYHMDGPFLETLIIKYVPDLNVMYTQFKSGDIDVVGLQYITPDHLAEAEKLDGKVVKVSGQATFESIGLNMMRDQFQDPAVRKALYAAIDKTSIIDALYYGVPTPTETYMPQQSYYYNPDLPKHEFNIEKANALLDEAGWVEGSDGIREKDGVKLAFSNSTTAGNHLREQAQQFIQQTFSEIGVQMEIKNFPPAVMWGDYWMNSEFDSVMVGLNTLAGADPDTSDYFMSTMSPARGGSGQNTFAYQSEKVDELMIKGAANFVPEERKAIYQEMQAVIREDLPFLPLFQYSVIKGWKADVTGPAPNVNNRIDTWNVRDWKRT is encoded by the coding sequence ATGACTGACGAGAAGAAAAATTCCGCACATCTCAACCGCCGTCAGGCTTTGATGATGATGGGGGCCGCAGGGGTCACCGGTCTTTTGGGGCCGGTTGCCATCGGGCGTGATCGCGCCTTTGCCGCCAATGCCGATCCGTCGGGACAGCTGGTGCTGGCCTTTTCGCAAGAACCGACCGTGTTCAACCCGCTGATGCCGCATATCGAAGTAGACGAAGGTCTCTATTACGCCATCTACGATCCGCTGTTCGACTTTGACCCGGCTGGTGAATTCTTCCCCATTCTCGTGACTGAAGTTCCGTCGGTGGCCAATGGTGGCATCTCCGAGGACGGCCTGAATTGGCGCGTCAAACTGAAAGATGGCGTGACCTGGCATGACGGCACGCCGTTCACCGCAGAAGACGTGAAGTTCTCCCTCGAACTGACGATGGACCCGGATTTCCGCTCCTTCCGCTCCACCGGCTACAAGCTGATGCAGAACATCACTGTGGTGTCCGACACTGAAATCACTTGGGAAATGAGCGAGTCCTTCGCGCCGATGGCCGCGATCCTCGCCTCTACCTATATGGTACCGAAACATATCTTTGACGGTGTGGCCGACAAAAACGACACGTCGCTCAACACGACGCCGATCGGCACCGGCCCGTTCAAATTCAAGAACCGCATGGCGGGCGATCACATCGAGTTTGAAGCGAATACCGACTACCACATGGATGGTCCATTCCTTGAGACTTTGATCATCAAATACGTGCCTGATCTCAACGTGATGTACACGCAGTTCAAATCCGGCGACATCGACGTTGTGGGTCTTCAATACATCACCCCGGATCACCTTGCTGAAGCCGAAAAACTCGACGGCAAAGTCGTCAAGGTGTCTGGACAGGCAACGTTTGAGTCCATCGGTCTCAACATGATGCGCGATCAGTTCCAAGATCCGGCCGTGCGCAAAGCGCTTTACGCCGCAATCGACAAGACCTCGATCATCGACGCACTTTACTACGGCGTACCGACCCCGACCGAGACCTACATGCCGCAGCAGTCCTACTACTATAACCCGGACCTGCCGAAGCATGAGTTCAATATCGAAAAAGCCAACGCGCTTCTCGATGAGGCGGGCTGGGTCGAAGGCTCTGATGGCATTCGCGAAAAAGACGGTGTGAAACTGGCTTTCTCCAACTCGACCACCGCAGGCAACCACCTGCGTGAACAGGCGCAGCAATTCATTCAGCAGACCTTCTCCGAGATCGGTGTGCAGATGGAGATCAAGAACTTCCCGCCGGCCGTCATGTGGGGCGACTATTGGATGAACTCCGAGTTTGACTCCGTGATGGTTGGTCTCAACACCCTTGCAGGCGCGGACCCGGACACTTCGGACTATTTCATGTCCACCATGTCCCCTGCGCGCGGGGGCTCTGGTCAGAACACCTTCGCCTATCAAAGCGAGAAGGTCGACGAGCTGATGATCAAGGGCGCTGCCAACTTCGTTCCCGAAGAGCGCAAGGCGATCTATCAGGAGATGCAGGCTGTGATCCGCGAAGATCTGCCGTTCCTGCCGCTGTTCCAATACTCCGTGATCAAAGGCTGGAAAGCCGATGTGACCGGCCCGGCGCCGAATGTGAACAACCGCATCGACACCTGGAACGTGCGCGATTGGAAGCGCACCTGA
- a CDS encoding MarR family transcriptional regulator has product MTTHRTSPMTEPETSQDQEPLTLAGLHIDVLAGAFSWYIRSLDSVVSRDLDQRMGHLDVAKGKGKITALLLVDRYPGVRPSQIAEVLMRDRPATGRIIDTLVKAGDIRRETDVIDQRAQALFITEKGHALADQVRSIVRQQEEEFFDFIKPEDREVFMRMLKRAYLNMRKKLE; this is encoded by the coding sequence ATGACGACTCACCGCACGAGCCCCATGACAGAGCCCGAGACATCACAGGATCAGGAGCCACTTACCTTGGCGGGCTTGCATATTGATGTGCTTGCCGGGGCATTCAGCTGGTACATCCGCTCGCTCGATTCCGTCGTGTCTCGCGATCTGGATCAACGCATGGGCCATCTTGATGTCGCAAAGGGCAAAGGCAAAATCACCGCGCTTTTGCTCGTAGACCGGTATCCGGGTGTGCGCCCCTCGCAGATTGCCGAAGTGCTCATGCGGGATCGCCCGGCGACAGGTCGGATTATCGATACTTTGGTGAAGGCCGGAGACATCCGCCGCGAGACCGACGTCATAGATCAACGCGCTCAAGCTCTCTTCATCACGGAGAAGGGGCACGCACTGGCCGATCAGGTCCGCAGCATAGTTCGGCAACAGGAAGAAGAATTTTTCGACTTTATTAAGCCGGAAGACCGCGAAGTTTTCATGCGCATGTTGAAACGCGCTTATCTGAACATGAGGAAGAAACTCGAATGA
- a CDS encoding SDR family NAD(P)-dependent oxidoreductase, translated as MSQARIALISGASRGIGAAVAQTLFNSGWTVSLGMRTPVMPDWAKEAPEHVHVFAYDASDEKSAKDWASEVMAQHGKIDAVVANAGIMIPKTPVEITDAEMTKLLDINVQGPRRLAAASWDGLKASGTGRVIILGSLSGKRVKSARSGSYSISKFAAVGLAHGLRHAGFDDGIRATAVCPGFVATDMAMSLTERAAEAMTDPKDLARVIEMLINLPGEASVSEFCVNCQLEESF; from the coding sequence ATGAGCCAAGCCCGTATCGCCCTAATTTCCGGCGCCAGCCGCGGCATTGGGGCCGCTGTTGCGCAAACCCTTTTCAACTCTGGCTGGACTGTTTCTTTGGGAATGCGCACTCCGGTGATGCCAGATTGGGCGAAAGAGGCGCCCGAACACGTCCATGTTTTCGCCTATGACGCTTCGGATGAGAAAAGCGCAAAAGACTGGGCCTCAGAGGTCATGGCACAGCACGGCAAGATTGACGCTGTTGTCGCCAACGCGGGGATCATGATCCCGAAAACACCCGTCGAAATCACCGACGCGGAAATGACCAAACTTCTCGACATCAATGTTCAAGGGCCGCGCCGTCTGGCGGCCGCAAGCTGGGACGGGCTCAAAGCCTCCGGGACAGGCCGCGTCATCATCCTTGGTTCGCTCTCCGGCAAACGCGTGAAGTCGGCGCGCTCCGGCTCTTACTCCATCTCGAAATTTGCGGCTGTTGGCCTAGCGCATGGCCTGCGCCACGCGGGCTTTGATGACGGCATTCGCGCGACGGCGGTTTGTCCCGGGTTTGTGGCGACAGATATGGCGATGAGCCTGACAGAGCGCGCGGCCGAAGCGATGACCGATCCCAAGGATCTCGCGCGGGTCATTGAAATGCTGATCAATCTTCCGGGCGAAGCGAGCGTTTCGGAATTTTGTGTGAATTGCCAACTCGAGGAGTCGTTCTGA
- a CDS encoding ABC transporter permease — protein sequence MLRYISSRLGQSLILLLIVSFIGFAVLTLAPGGPLSQFALSPGMTQEQIDKIAAQMGLDRPVVVQYFDWITHLVVGDWGTSYRDGQSVLHVIGSHLFATLLLMGTATVISVSLGSTIGIFSALKRGGSFDYTMTVLAMVALSIPTFWFGLIAIYIFSLNLGWLPAGNMYTVGDGSVLDYMRHLIMPAAVLALVDVAIWSRYMRTSTLNVINQDFVRTAQAKGLTRRRVILKHIVGNSLVPMITLAGLQLPMVLGGALVTETVFTWPGMGRLFLDSLGYSDYPVVMGLLMASAMLVLIGNLAADLIVALIDPRIRLD from the coding sequence ATGCTGCGCTATATTTCGTCCCGGCTCGGACAGAGTCTCATTTTGCTTTTGATCGTGTCCTTCATCGGGTTCGCGGTCCTGACCCTTGCGCCCGGTGGTCCGCTGTCGCAATTCGCGCTCAGCCCCGGCATGACGCAGGAGCAGATCGACAAGATCGCTGCGCAAATGGGCCTCGATCGCCCGGTCGTGGTGCAATATTTCGACTGGATCACGCATCTGGTGGTCGGCGACTGGGGCACCTCCTATCGGGACGGACAATCCGTTCTTCATGTGATCGGCAGCCACCTGTTCGCAACCCTGCTCCTGATGGGGACGGCGACGGTGATTTCCGTGTCCTTGGGCAGCACCATCGGCATTTTCAGCGCGCTCAAACGTGGCGGCAGCTTTGACTACACCATGACGGTGCTGGCGATGGTGGCCCTCTCGATCCCGACCTTCTGGTTCGGTCTGATCGCGATTTACATCTTTTCTCTGAACCTTGGCTGGTTGCCGGCTGGCAACATGTACACGGTGGGCGACGGCTCCGTCCTCGATTACATGCGCCACCTGATCATGCCTGCCGCCGTGCTCGCACTTGTCGATGTGGCGATCTGGAGCCGGTACATGCGGACCTCGACGCTGAACGTGATCAATCAGGATTTCGTGCGTACCGCGCAAGCCAAGGGTCTGACGCGCCGCCGTGTCATCCTCAAACACATCGTTGGCAACTCTCTGGTCCCGATGATCACGCTTGCTGGACTTCAGCTTCCGATGGTTCTGGGCGGTGCGCTCGTGACGGAAACGGTGTTCACCTGGCCCGGTATGGGGCGGCTGTTCCTCGATAGCCTCGGCTACTCAGATTACCCGGTCGTGATGGGGCTTCTGATGGCCTCCGCCATGCTGGTTCTGATCGGCAACCTTGCCGCCGATCTCATCGTCGCGCTGATTGATCCGCGCATTCGTCTCGACTGA
- a CDS encoding FAD-binding oxidoreductase encodes MPGPFVVPVHGDLELPKKVDVVVIGGGIIGASTALELADKGLKVALCEKGGIGHEQSSRNWGWVRISRRDPREIPLMAEALRIWPTLAERTGRDLGYKRAGIAFACANDKEYDEHARWLEYLKEYQFDSRMLSATEFHEMTPGSEMDVTGALYTAADGRAEPQKAAPAIAEAARDRGAHILTECAVRGIETKAGQVCGVVTERGEIACEQVVLAGGAWSSLFARNTGLRLPQLKVKNSVIRTKPLEGGPEHAIWSEGFSIRKRQDGGYTIADGFRNIVDIVPDSFRYMRDFLPALGAEWKALMLRFGGRFYDEARLPNKWSLDEASPFEYNRVLDPKPAFNLQDKALDNLRKAFPVFEKAEIAQRWAGAIDVTPDAIPVISPIDQIPGFYIATGFSGHGFGIGPGAGRLAADLVLGRTPVVDPTPFRFSRFSDGSKIEIISGY; translated from the coding sequence ATGCCCGGTCCTTTCGTCGTTCCTGTTCATGGCGATCTCGAATTGCCGAAGAAAGTCGATGTGGTCGTCATCGGCGGCGGCATCATCGGTGCCTCGACGGCACTGGAGCTTGCAGACAAGGGGCTGAAAGTGGCGCTTTGCGAAAAAGGCGGCATCGGTCACGAACAATCCAGCCGGAACTGGGGCTGGGTCCGGATCTCGCGGCGCGATCCGCGAGAAATCCCGCTCATGGCGGAAGCCTTGCGCATTTGGCCAACGCTTGCCGAGCGGACGGGACGCGATCTTGGCTACAAGCGGGCGGGAATCGCGTTTGCCTGCGCCAATGACAAGGAATACGACGAGCACGCGCGTTGGCTCGAATATCTCAAAGAATATCAATTTGATAGCCGCATGTTGTCGGCAACTGAATTCCACGAAATGACGCCCGGCTCCGAAATGGATGTCACAGGCGCGTTATATACTGCCGCGGATGGCCGCGCGGAACCGCAAAAGGCGGCACCGGCGATTGCCGAGGCGGCAAGGGATCGCGGCGCGCATATCCTGACCGAATGCGCTGTGCGCGGAATCGAGACCAAAGCGGGTCAGGTCTGTGGCGTGGTGACAGAACGCGGTGAGATCGCCTGTGAACAGGTGGTTCTGGCTGGCGGTGCGTGGTCGAGCCTGTTTGCGCGCAACACCGGATTGCGCCTGCCGCAGCTCAAAGTGAAGAACTCGGTCATTCGGACCAAGCCGCTCGAAGGCGGGCCGGAACATGCGATCTGGTCGGAAGGTTTCTCCATCCGCAAACGTCAGGACGGCGGCTACACAATCGCAGACGGGTTCCGCAACATCGTCGATATCGTGCCGGATAGCTTCCGCTACATGCGTGATTTCCTTCCGGCGCTCGGTGCGGAGTGGAAAGCCCTCATGCTGCGCTTTGGTGGCCGGTTCTATGATGAGGCGCGCCTGCCGAACAAATGGTCTTTGGACGAGGCCAGCCCGTTTGAGTACAACCGCGTGCTCGATCCCAAACCGGCTTTCAACCTTCAAGACAAGGCACTGGACAATCTGCGCAAGGCCTTCCCAGTTTTCGAGAAAGCCGAGATTGCGCAGCGTTGGGCCGGGGCGATTGATGTGACGCCGGATGCCATTCCGGTCATCTCACCGATTGACCAAATCCCCGGTTTCTACATTGCGACGGGCTTCTCTGGCCACGGGTTCGGGATCGGACCGGGGGCAGGGCGCCTTGCCGCGGATCTCGTTCTGGGGCGCACCCCAGTCGTTGATCCCACACCTTTCCGTTTTAGCCGCTTCAGCGATGGGTCGAAGATCGAAATCATCAGCGGCTACTGA